In Clostridium swellfunianum, a genomic segment contains:
- a CDS encoding ABC transporter substrate-binding protein, producing MKKIVSLVLTAVVTTSLLAGCTTKKTAEAPAAKDDKSPVTLKMFIADTVMQKRWEAAKMEAPISKKIKDATGVNLDIEFPVGDIKQRMALMISSGEYPELVYAGPETGQIIDAKGLIPLDELIEKYGPNIKKLYGEYLPRLKYSKDDPHIYYLGRDGVRDQQTAPTNGFQIQHQVVKEAGYPKIKTLQDVENVVKAYKEKHPTMNGKPTIGFSLVGGDELFSIFTLFNSAAAATGSPSDGDWFIDQNTYKAQYNFTRPEVKEYFKWLNHLNDIGLLDPEAFTQKNDQFQAKVASGQILAMADDTWHYAASSRGARSTYGNQFGYGLYPVTVNENIKQANFMSPGYPAIAGVGISTKAKDPVRAIKFLDYLASDEAQVLVNWGIEGENYKVENGKRVIDDATWTKRFNDQEWSNKLGLGSWGYPFPARGKGEKDATGQLFSPVTPEIAARNYTAEEKEILGKYGVQMWKDLYPAASEFKERPYGAASEFNIPADSDLARTQTKIRQLALKNIAGMILAKPAEFDAKWDTHVSSLKANGLDKMVEDFNKFLSEKIKFNTGK from the coding sequence ATGAAAAAAATTGTTTCATTAGTTTTAACAGCTGTTGTTACTACTTCTTTATTAGCTGGTTGTACAACTAAAAAGACTGCTGAAGCTCCAGCGGCAAAAGATGACAAGTCACCAGTAACATTAAAAATGTTCATTGCAGATACCGTTATGCAGAAGAGATGGGAAGCTGCAAAAATGGAAGCTCCAATATCTAAGAAGATTAAAGATGCTACTGGAGTTAACCTAGATATAGAATTTCCTGTAGGTGATATTAAGCAAAGAATGGCACTTATGATTTCAAGCGGAGAGTATCCAGAACTTGTTTATGCTGGCCCGGAAACAGGTCAAATCATCGATGCAAAGGGCCTAATACCGCTTGATGAATTAATTGAAAAATATGGACCAAATATAAAGAAGCTTTATGGAGAGTATTTGCCAAGATTGAAGTATAGTAAGGATGACCCACATATATACTACCTTGGTAGAGATGGTGTAAGAGATCAGCAAACAGCTCCAACAAATGGTTTCCAAATACAACATCAAGTTGTTAAGGAAGCAGGTTATCCTAAGATAAAAACTTTACAAGATGTTGAAAACGTTGTAAAAGCTTATAAGGAAAAGCACCCAACTATGAATGGAAAACCAACCATAGGCTTCTCATTAGTTGGTGGAGATGAGTTATTCTCAATCTTTACATTATTTAATTCTGCAGCAGCAGCAACAGGTTCTCCTAGTGATGGAGATTGGTTTATAGACCAAAATACTTATAAAGCTCAATATAACTTTACCAGACCTGAAGTTAAAGAATACTTTAAGTGGCTAAATCATTTAAATGATATTGGTCTTTTAGACCCAGAAGCCTTTACTCAAAAAAATGACCAGTTCCAAGCTAAAGTAGCTTCAGGACAAATATTAGCGATGGCTGATGACACATGGCATTATGCAGCTAGTTCGAGAGGAGCTAGATCAACTTATGGAAATCAATTTGGTTATGGATTATATCCTGTAACAGTTAATGAAAACATAAAGCAAGCTAATTTTATGTCACCTGGATATCCTGCTATAGCTGGTGTAGGTATTTCAACAAAGGCTAAGGATCCTGTAAGAGCTATTAAGTTCCTTGACTATTTAGCTAGTGATGAGGCTCAAGTTTTAGTTAACTGGGGTATTGAGGGCGAAAACTACAAGGTTGAAAACGGCAAAAGAGTAATAGATGATGCTACTTGGACAAAGAGATTCAACGATCAAGAATGGTCCAATAAGCTTGGTCTAGGTTCATGGGGGTATCCGTTCCCAGCAAGAGGCAAGGGAGAAAAAGATGCTACCGGCCAATTATTCAGCCCTGTAACACCTGAAATAGCTGCTAGAAACTATACTGCAGAAGAAAAAGAAATCTTAGGCAAGTATGGGGTTCAAATGTGGAAGGATTTATATCCTGCAGCATCTGAATTTAAAGAAAGACCATATGGTGCAGCATCTGAATTCAATATACCTGCCGATTCAGATTTAGCTAGGACTCAGACAAAGATAAGACAGCTTGCACTTAAGAATATTGCAGGTATGATACTTGCAAAACCAGCTGAGTTTGATGCTAAGTGGGATACGCACGTATCTAGCTTAAAAGCTAATGGTTTAGACAAAATGGTAGAGGACTTTAACAAGTTTTTATCAGAAAAAATAAAGTTCAATACCGGCAAATAA
- a CDS encoding carbohydrate ABC transporter permease yields MRRNKVKNSVYEKTFDVFIHLFLIIIAIATLYPFLNVLAISLNDSTDALRGGIGIWPRMFTTRNYYEVFNYQNIPMAFRNSVLRTVIGTALGLIITAMVAYTISRKDFVARKFVSTLFLITMYVSGGMIPGYMLIRSLHLMGTFWVYIIPMLISPFNLFLIRSYIDGIPESLTESAMIDGANDITIFFKIIFPLLKPVLATVGLMIAVGHWNAWFDVYLYSLNKPQLSTLQFELQKILQNASATASAAANSNPELAGDIVYPQTIRMTITVVASLPIIVVYPFIQRYFVQGLTIGAVKG; encoded by the coding sequence ATGAGAAGAAACAAAGTTAAGAATAGTGTTTATGAAAAAACTTTTGATGTATTTATACATTTGTTCCTTATAATAATCGCTATAGCTACTCTTTATCCATTTCTAAATGTGCTTGCAATCTCCTTAAATGATTCGACAGATGCCCTTAGAGGTGGAATTGGCATATGGCCAAGAATGTTTACAACTAGGAACTATTATGAAGTTTTTAATTACCAAAATATACCCATGGCTTTTAGAAACTCAGTGCTTAGAACTGTTATAGGTACTGCATTAGGACTTATTATAACTGCTATGGTTGCTTATACAATAAGCCGTAAAGATTTTGTAGCTCGTAAGTTTGTCAGCACGCTTTTTCTTATAACTATGTACGTAAGTGGTGGAATGATTCCTGGATATATGCTTATCAGAAGCCTTCATCTTATGGGAACCTTCTGGGTCTATATAATACCTATGCTTATTTCTCCCTTTAATTTATTCTTAATCAGGTCTTATATTGATGGAATACCAGAAAGTTTAACAGAATCAGCTATGATAGATGGAGCTAATGATATAACTATATTTTTCAAGATTATATTTCCGCTATTAAAGCCAGTTCTAGCAACAGTTGGCCTTATGATAGCCGTAGGACACTGGAATGCATGGTTTGATGTGTATCTTTATTCATTGAATAAACCTCAACTTTCAACACTTCAGTTTGAACTTCAGAAGATACTGCAAAATGCTTCAGCTACTGCTTCAGCAGCTGCCAATTCAAATCCTGAATTGGCTGGGGATATAGTATATCCTCAAACTATAAGAATGACCATAACTGTAGTAGCAAGCTTGCCTATAATAGTTGTATACCCATTTATTCAAAGATACTTTGTTCAGGGTCTTACAATAGGTGCTGTTAAGGGCTAA
- the nagZ gene encoding beta-N-acetylhexosaminidase, translating into MNIKSMTLEQKIGQMIIAGFPSKEYDSHAEELVKNNIGNIILFLRNVGSKEELAELNNKIQKEMMKKTGLPAFITIDQEGGMVTRIYEGATFLPGNMALAAVKDSEAVKKAAEISGEELRALGINFNLAPVLDVNNNPKNPVIGVRSYSDNPEVVAEYGINAIKGLQSKGVIATAKHFPGHGDTDADSHLALPLVSHSIDRLNKVELYPFKKAIENGVDAIMSAHVLFPAIEKEKLPGTLSHKVLTGLLRGELGFNGLIMTDCMEMKAIADYYGTVKAAVMAVKAGADLICISHHLNLQLESLKQIKEAVLRGEIPESRIDESVERILALKEEYNLFSNPYADMEKVYAVVGCNEHRQFAEKMSEKSITVLKDSSGLLPVKSKNIMTISTEAVILTGADDSIAKNRSLSRAVCDALGGEAYSIGLKPDDKEIEALVEKASGKELIIVGTYNSCLNKAQAELVNKLYQANKNIVVAALRNPYDINDFKEIPCCICAYEYTPLAIESVIKILSGEIRAQGIIPVKL; encoded by the coding sequence ATGAATATTAAAAGTATGACCCTTGAGCAAAAGATTGGACAAATGATAATTGCAGGCTTTCCTTCAAAGGAATATGACAGTCATGCTGAAGAACTTGTTAAAAATAATATAGGTAATATAATTCTTTTTCTTAGAAATGTTGGAAGCAAGGAAGAACTTGCAGAGCTTAACAATAAAATACAAAAGGAAATGATGAAAAAGACAGGACTTCCTGCGTTTATTACTATAGACCAAGAAGGTGGCATGGTTACAAGAATATATGAAGGAGCTACCTTCCTCCCAGGAAATATGGCTTTAGCAGCTGTTAAAGATTCAGAAGCAGTTAAAAAAGCAGCAGAGATTTCAGGAGAAGAATTAAGAGCTCTTGGTATTAATTTTAATTTGGCTCCCGTTCTAGATGTTAATAATAATCCTAAAAATCCAGTTATAGGTGTTAGATCCTATAGTGATAATCCTGAAGTAGTAGCAGAATACGGAATTAATGCTATAAAGGGGCTTCAAAGCAAGGGGGTTATAGCTACTGCAAAGCATTTTCCAGGTCATGGAGATACTGACGCAGATTCTCACTTGGCTTTACCATTGGTGTCTCATTCAATAGACAGGCTTAATAAAGTTGAGCTGTACCCTTTTAAAAAAGCAATAGAAAACGGAGTAGACGCTATTATGTCCGCTCATGTTTTGTTCCCAGCAATTGAAAAAGAAAAGCTTCCAGGAACTCTTTCTCATAAGGTATTAACAGGGCTTTTAAGGGGAGAGCTTGGATTTAACGGATTAATAATGACCGATTGCATGGAAATGAAGGCCATAGCAGACTACTATGGTACAGTTAAAGCTGCAGTTATGGCAGTTAAAGCTGGTGCGGATTTAATATGCATATCTCATCATTTAAACCTTCAGCTTGAAAGCTTAAAGCAAATAAAGGAAGCGGTGCTAAGAGGAGAGATTCCTGAAAGCAGAATAGATGAATCAGTAGAAAGGATTCTAGCTTTAAAGGAAGAATACAATCTATTTAGTAATCCTTATGCTGATATGGAAAAGGTATATGCTGTTGTTGGATGTAATGAGCATAGGCAATTTGCTGAAAAGATGAGTGAAAAGAGCATTACAGTGCTTAAAGATTCATCAGGACTTCTGCCAGTTAAGAGTAAAAACATAATGACTATATCTACTGAAGCAGTAATATTAACTGGAGCAGATGATAGTATAGCAAAAAACAGGTCTTTATCTAGGGCTGTTTGCGACGCTTTAGGCGGGGAGGCGTATTCTATAGGCCTAAAACCAGATGACAAAGAAATTGAAGCGTTGGTTGAAAAAGCCTCAGGCAAGGAATTGATTATTGTAGGTACGTATAATTCCTGCTTAAACAAGGCTCAAGCAGAGCTTGTGAACAAGCTTTATCAAGCAAATAAAAATATAGTTGTTGCAGCGCTTAGAAATCCTTATGATATAAATGATTTCAAGGAGATACCTTGCTGTATATGTGCCTATGAATATACACCGCTTGCAATTGAAAGCGTAATAAAGATTTTGTCTGGAGAAATAAGGGCGCAGGGAATTATTCCTGTAAAATTATGA
- a CDS encoding exo-beta-N-acetylmuramidase NamZ family protein, giving the protein MEKLIVRNGIDNLDKYTHLFEGKRIGLVSCPTGVDKNLKSTIDILNEKFNLTALYSPEHGIRGNLQAGAAVDNYIDEGTGITVYSLYGNNKKPSPEVLKDIDVMVIDLQDIGSRYYTFLYTMSYCMESCAENNKAVVVLDRPNVIGGQTVEGNILNIRFKSFVGMYPIPPRYGLTIGEMAKFMNKEFNINCNLEIVKLEGWNREAYFDDTDLLWINPSPNMPSVKTAVLYNGTCLFEGTNISEGRGTTRPFEFVGAPWLDAYKLADTMNEKGLEGVIFRPIYFEPTFSKHKGELCKGVQVHVTDKRKVKPVELGIHLLYEVMDMDREKFQWLAPFKEGGHHFIDFLSGTDAVRNRELEAEGFIEKWKKESNNFKRLKEKYHEY; this is encoded by the coding sequence ATGGAAAAGCTAATAGTCAGAAACGGTATAGATAATCTTGACAAATACACCCATCTTTTTGAAGGTAAGAGGATAGGACTTGTAAGCTGTCCTACAGGGGTAGATAAAAATCTTAAATCGACCATTGATATATTGAACGAAAAGTTTAACCTAACTGCACTTTACTCACCAGAGCATGGAATAAGGGGGAACCTTCAGGCTGGAGCAGCAGTGGATAATTATATAGATGAAGGTACAGGTATTACTGTATATAGCCTTTATGGCAATAATAAGAAGCCATCACCTGAAGTGCTAAAAGATATTGATGTGATGGTTATAGATTTACAGGATATAGGTTCAAGATACTATACATTTCTTTATACCATGTCCTATTGCATGGAAAGTTGTGCAGAAAATAATAAAGCTGTTGTGGTTCTAGACAGGCCTAATGTAATTGGTGGCCAGACTGTAGAAGGAAATATTCTTAATATAAGATTTAAGTCTTTTGTAGGAATGTATCCTATACCTCCAAGATATGGCTTAACAATAGGTGAAATGGCTAAGTTTATGAACAAAGAATTTAATATAAATTGCAATTTAGAGATAGTGAAGCTTGAGGGCTGGAATAGAGAAGCCTATTTTGATGATACTGATTTGTTGTGGATTAATCCTAGTCCCAATATGCCATCTGTAAAGACAGCGGTATTGTATAATGGAACTTGTCTTTTTGAAGGTACTAATATATCTGAAGGCAGAGGAACCACAAGACCTTTTGAATTTGTTGGTGCTCCTTGGTTAGATGCTTACAAGCTGGCGGATACAATGAATGAAAAAGGTTTAGAAGGAGTGATTTTTAGACCTATTTATTTTGAACCAACCTTTTCAAAGCATAAGGGAGAATTATGCAAGGGAGTACAGGTTCATGTAACTGATAAGAGAAAAGTTAAGCCTGTAGAGCTTGGAATACACCTGTTATATGAAGTTATGGATATGGATAGAGAAAAATTCCAGTGGCTTGCTCCATTTAAGGAAGGTGGCCATCACTTCATAGATTTTCTTTCTGGAACAGATGCGGTAAGGAACAGAGAATTAGAAGCAGAAGGATTTATTGAAAAATGGAAAAAGGAGAGCAACAATTTTAAAAGGTTAAAGGAGAAATATCATGAATATTAA
- a CDS encoding BadF/BadG/BcrA/BcrD ATPase family protein has product MNYVIGIDGGGTKTALKLADESGKIILSMEGGPCNINSMGKEAVEKMLKELIGASLEKAKLTMEQIKVLCIGTAGVDRPSDKLIMEEIIRNSGFNNKTIITNDAVTALYGGVGGSEGVILISGTGSICYGRNNEGDAKRAGGWGHLIGDEGSGYYIGINAINKIARSFDGIEEKTIITDLILEHLKLESASDLIQFVYRSGAGKSEIASLAKHVDEAYKQGDSIAEEILLKAAFELFLISKAVIDNLKLNNKRATLAVNGSVIEKNECVSSEFKRLMKRNYPLVEVARMKNDAAYGAVLMALDEL; this is encoded by the coding sequence ATGAATTATGTTATTGGTATAGATGGCGGAGGAACGAAGACAGCTTTAAAGTTAGCGGATGAAAGTGGGAAAATAATTCTTTCTATGGAGGGAGGACCATGCAATATAAATTCCATGGGAAAGGAAGCCGTAGAAAAAATGCTTAAAGAGCTTATTGGAGCTTCTTTAGAAAAGGCTAAATTAACTATGGAACAAATTAAGGTGTTGTGCATAGGCACAGCAGGTGTTGACAGGCCATCAGATAAATTGATCATGGAAGAGATAATTAGAAATTCTGGTTTTAATAATAAGACAATCATAACAAATGACGCTGTTACAGCTTTGTATGGCGGAGTTGGTGGAAGCGAGGGCGTAATTTTAATATCAGGTACAGGTTCAATCTGCTATGGAAGAAACAATGAAGGTGATGCAAAAAGAGCAGGTGGCTGGGGGCATCTTATTGGAGATGAAGGAAGCGGATATTATATTGGAATAAATGCTATAAATAAAATTGCTAGAAGCTTTGATGGTATTGAAGAAAAGACTATAATAACTGATTTAATACTTGAGCACCTAAAATTAGAAAGTGCTTCGGATTTAATACAGTTTGTATATAGAAGTGGTGCAGGTAAAAGTGAGATTGCTTCTCTTGCAAAGCATGTAGATGAGGCTTATAAGCAAGGGGACAGTATTGCAGAAGAAATACTTTTAAAGGCGGCCTTTGAGCTTTTTCTAATAAGCAAAGCTGTTATTGATAATTTAAAACTAAACAATAAAAGGGCAACACTTGCAGTTAACGGAAGTGTTATCGAAAAAAATGAGTGTGTTTCATCTGAATTTAAAAGACTTATGAAGAGAAATTACCCTCTTGTAGAGGTTGCAAGGATGAAAAATGATGCTGCTTATGGGGCAGTACTTATGGCACTTGATGAATTATAA
- a CDS encoding GNAT family N-acetyltransferase has protein sequence MEVRKIKPEEHIEALKILSIAFRWSRDFSEAEVNPEKFYKGYETWRAVFSDEGKMCSAFEVTPFKIKFDGKLVNMAGVGGVISLPEERNKGYVRKLFEYCFKEMREKKQIFSFLYPFSNEYYRKFGYELCLDKVRYTIPLSSIKAFKSSGEVRLYIPGTDYSHIKTMYDRFTEHKNLTSERNEFLWNKHIGEDPYKDNLYTYVWYNSENKPMSYITFKCQKKADFGADMQVKEFIWLNEEALVGIFSFLSGFTPSYKDFIWETTENYNLKLLFPEPAYVKTEVYSFGMNRIVDLEEVLKLKNCPEGEGTLAFEVKDDFLEWNNGIFVVSWGSEGIKVQKKDCSPDLSCSILEMTQLLTGYTELENYLHSKSIKIYSNNNLLLNYFKKSELFLNESF, from the coding sequence ATGGAAGTTAGAAAAATAAAACCGGAAGAGCATATTGAGGCGTTGAAGATTCTATCTATAGCATTTAGATGGAGCAGAGACTTTAGTGAAGCTGAAGTAAATCCTGAGAAATTCTATAAGGGATATGAAACCTGGAGGGCTGTTTTTAGTGATGAGGGAAAGATGTGTTCAGCCTTTGAAGTAACACCTTTTAAGATTAAGTTTGATGGAAAGCTTGTTAACATGGCAGGGGTAGGCGGAGTGATTTCTCTTCCAGAGGAAAGAAATAAAGGCTATGTTCGCAAACTATTCGAGTATTGTTTTAAGGAAATGCGTGAGAAAAAGCAAATTTTTTCGTTTTTATATCCTTTTTCTAATGAATATTATAGAAAGTTTGGATATGAATTATGTTTAGACAAGGTGAGATATACTATACCATTAAGTTCAATAAAGGCCTTTAAAAGCAGTGGTGAGGTTAGATTGTATATCCCAGGCACTGATTATAGTCACATAAAAACTATGTATGATAGGTTTACTGAGCATAAAAACCTTACTTCGGAAAGAAACGAATTTTTATGGAATAAACATATAGGAGAGGACCCCTATAAAGATAACCTGTATACTTATGTTTGGTATAATTCTGAAAATAAGCCTATGAGCTATATAACTTTTAAATGCCAGAAGAAAGCTGATTTCGGTGCAGATATGCAGGTTAAAGAGTTTATATGGCTAAACGAAGAAGCACTTGTTGGAATTTTTAGTTTCCTAAGTGGCTTTACTCCCAGCTATAAGGATTTTATATGGGAAACAACTGAGAACTACAACTTGAAGCTTCTCTTTCCAGAGCCCGCCTATGTGAAAACTGAAGTTTATAGCTTTGGTATGAATAGAATTGTAGACTTAGAGGAGGTATTAAAGCTTAAGAACTGTCCGGAGGGAGAGGGAACCTTAGCCTTTGAAGTTAAAGATGATTTTTTAGAGTGGAACAATGGTATTTTTGTAGTTAGTTGGGGAAGTGAAGGAATAAAGGTACAGAAAAAAGATTGTTCGCCGGACCTAAGCTGCAGCATACTGGAAATGACCCAACTTCTAACCGGATATACTGAATTAGAAAATTATTTACATAGCAAAAGCATAAAGATTTATAGTAATAATAATTTACTTTTAAATTATTTTAAGAAAAGTGAGCTTTTCTTAAATGAAAGCTTTTAA
- a CDS encoding ABC transporter permease, with translation MVTMQHTHKKKTTWNTIKNQKYLLLMSMPFVVWVIIFAYIPIWGWIMAFQNYKPSANSNIFQQKWVGLKHFKDMFADPQFYRALQNTLGMSILGIVFGFIITILFALFLNEVKNIFFKRVVQTFSYLPHFVSWVIAASIVIEMLSHGGIVNSLLMKWGLISAPIQFFAKPGYFWWIVTFATIWKDLGWNAIIYLSAISGIDPALYEAATVDGANRFRRIWHVTLPGIMPTVTIMLILSIGSILSVGFERQMLLGNTLLLDKADVLDWYILREGISSLRYSYGTAVGIFKSVVSIAMVLGANFISKKYTDNGVV, from the coding sequence ATGGTTACTATGCAGCATACTCATAAAAAGAAAACTACATGGAATACAATAAAAAATCAAAAATATTTATTGCTTATGTCAATGCCCTTTGTTGTATGGGTAATAATATTCGCATACATCCCAATATGGGGATGGATAATGGCATTTCAAAATTATAAGCCATCTGCAAACTCGAATATATTTCAACAAAAATGGGTTGGTTTAAAACACTTTAAAGATATGTTTGCTGATCCACAATTTTATAGAGCCCTTCAAAATACTCTTGGAATGAGTATTTTAGGAATAGTATTTGGCTTCATTATAACTATTTTATTTGCATTATTCTTAAACGAAGTAAAAAATATATTTTTTAAAAGAGTGGTACAAACATTTTCCTACCTCCCACACTTTGTGTCATGGGTTATTGCAGCCAGCATAGTTATCGAAATGCTTTCCCATGGAGGAATAGTAAATAGCTTGTTAATGAAATGGGGTCTAATAAGTGCTCCAATACAGTTCTTTGCAAAGCCTGGATACTTTTGGTGGATTGTAACCTTCGCAACTATTTGGAAGGACTTGGGCTGGAATGCAATAATATACCTATCAGCTATATCTGGTATTGATCCTGCTTTATATGAAGCAGCAACAGTGGATGGTGCAAATAGATTCAGAAGGATATGGCATGTTACACTTCCAGGAATAATGCCTACAGTAACTATAATGCTTATACTTTCTATAGGAAGTATACTAAGCGTAGGTTTTGAAAGGCAGATGCTTTTGGGAAATACATTGCTTTTAGACAAGGCAGACGTTTTAGACTGGTATATATTAAGAGAAGGTATAAGTTCCTTAAGATATTCCTATGGAACAGCTGTCGGCATATTTAAATCAGTAGTAAGTATTGCTATGGTGTTAGGTGCTAATTTTATATCTAAGAAATATACAGATAACGGTGTAGTTTAA